In Drosophila simulans strain w501 chromosome X, Prin_Dsim_3.1, whole genome shotgun sequence, one DNA window encodes the following:
- the LOC6725633 gene encoding poly(U)-specific endoribonuclease homolog, producing the protein MRCLALSAVFLCLALAGHFHLSDAYKNEVQITPDPLDAVETTTKKSSWFGGFKKFFGSDGTTTTTSTIAPPVVTSPKSVVVTPTAANKPPPLVISHAPLMPLGPRPDTPGSSPFGGSQNPQTPPQWPSSTRATPSHPSQPSQPAQQPPLPGFASYRPQKPQPNSYDLSYGGGPQPAPGTGRPGFGLGISSTTSTTTTAKPITSTTGKTPQQKEDFPLLPGPRRPSQKEDFPALPAPKTPPGSPTPTPGSPSAWQSPLPTPQHPVHPPTKATSAATPTPTPTPSFSSSVTPTPAHGASVGPHKVGGGGGGTTTVRPGFQSSGNSVATDDEIRQLTEQLYTKESNSQIGNIQVNLQGRTRSIDSADEAPNPLLSVDSKALESPTIVKMRLLFNNYEHDTHVNEHVTPNERKEENDFLDAVMATPVMRQAMLFLQQKGVVSPDPKTHRDLVKELWFTQYSRGQGKIGSSGFEHVFVHEVKDGTIIGFHNWVYMGDEEKDGRFDYKGYMKEQDIGTKGKIVKIRFSHQGLNKPVNTVFVGTSPELELALYTVCFQLRPDRTCPVSLGNSKFGIVTYSWRYRGKNLIGSAYPEI; encoded by the exons ATGCGCTGCCTGGCATTGAGCGCAGTGTTTTTGTGCCTGGCTCTGGCCGGGCACTTTCATTTGTCAG ATGCCTACAAGAACGAGGTACAGATCACCCCGGATCCGCTAGACGCGGTGGAGACGACGACCAAGAAGTCCAGCTGGTTTGGTGGATTCAAGAAGTTCTTTGGCAGTGATGGCACTACCACTACCACCAGCACGATTGCTCCACCGGTGGTCACCAGTCCGAAATCGGTGGTGGTTACACCCACGGCAGCCAACAAGCCACCGCCATTGGTCATCTCGCATGCGCCACTGATGCCGTTGGGACCGCGACCCGATACGCCGGGATCCTCACCTTTTGGCGGCTCCCAAAATCCGCAGACGCCACCTCAGTGGCCATCGAGCACCAGGGCAACGCCATCGCATCCATCGCAACCCTCGCAGCCAGCTCAGCAGCCACCGCTGCCTGGTTTCGCCTCCTATCGGCCACAGAAACCGCAGCCGAATAGCTACGATCTTAGCTACGGTGGCGGTCCACAACCAGCACCAGGAACAGGTCGTCCTGGTTTTGGACTGGGCATTAGCAGCACTACGAGCACCACGACCACCGCGAAGCCCATCACCAGCACCACAGGTAAGACACCGCAGCAGAAGGAGGATTTCCCGTTGCTGCCAGGACCTCGGAGGCCATCCCAAAAAGAGGACTTCCCAGCACTGCCGGCGCCCAAAACTCCACCAGGCTCGCCAACGCCCACACCGGGATCTCCTTCGGCTTGGCAATCGCCGTTGCCAACGCCCCAGCATCCTGTGCATCCGCCCACGAAGGCTACATCGGCGGCCACGCCTACCCCGACACCAACGCCTTCCTTCTCATCCTCGGTAACGCCCACTCCCGCCCACGGAGCGTCTGTGGGACCACACAAGGTcggaggtggaggtggcggCACAACTACTGTGCGACCCGGCTTCCAGTCGTCGGGCAACTCGGTGGCCACTGATGACGAGATCCGCCAGCTGACGGAGCAACTGTACACTAAGGAGAGCAACAGCCAGATCGGTAACATCCAGGTGAATCTGCAGGGACGCACGCGTTCCATCGACAGCGCCGATGAGGCACCCAATCC ACTTTTGAGTGTGGACTCGAAAGCCCTCGAATCCCCGACGATCGTCAAGATGCGACTGCTGTTCAACAACTACGAGCACGACACCCATGTCAACGAGCATGTGACCCCCAACGAGCGCAAGGAGGAGAACGACTTCCTGGACGCAGTGATGGCCACGCCAGTGATGCGACAGGCCATGCTCTTTCTGCAGCAAAAGGGAGTGGTTAGTCCCGATCCGAAGACCCACCGCGATCTGGTCAAGGAGCTGTGGTTCACGCAGTACTCGCGCGGTCAGGGCAAGATCGGCAGTTCCGGCTTCGAGCACGTCTTTGTCCACGAGGTGAAGGACGGCACCATTATCGGATTCCACAACTGGGTCTATATGGGCGATGAGGAAAAGGACGGTCGCTTTGACTACAAGGGATATATGAAGGAGCAGGACATTGGCACG AAGGGCAAAATCGTGAAGATCCGTTTCTCGCATCAGGGACTCAACAAGCCAGTGAACACTGTGTTTGTGGGCACCTCTCCGGAACTGGAGCTCGCCCTGTACACCGTCTGCTTCCAACTACGACCGGATCGCACCTGTCCCGTATCCTTGGGCAATAGCAAGTTCGGCATCGTCACCTATTCGTGGCGCTACCGGGGAAAGAACCTCATTGGCAGCGCCTATCCAGAGATTTGA